Within the Streptomyces sp. NBC_00353 genome, the region GCGCGTCGCGGATTCCTACTTCCTCCCAGAGCTCCCGCGCTGCCGCGCGCTTGGGGTCCTCTCCGCGTTCAACATGGCCTGCGGGTACGGTCAGACGGTAGGGAAAGGCAGTTCTCTGGAAGAACAGAAATCTCCCTCGTGGGTCACGTACGAATACGCCGGCGCTCTCATGCCAGTACTCGCCGTCTGAATCGGTCCACCAGCAGATGCGGGGATCAACGACGATGGCTCTTCCCGCCTCGCGGCCGCACGAACCGCAGGCGCACCGTTTCCTTCCGTCCACGACGATCCATTCGACGGTCTCGGCGTGGCAGTACAGGCAGTACTCGCCGCAGGTGTTGTCCCGCAGCGGGAGGAAGTCGATTTTCATCCTGCCCCCTTTCAAGGAGAAGGCCGCCGTCAGCATTCGGGAACCCCCACAGCCGTGGCTCGGTCAGATTCTGTTGCGGTTGGGCTTGCTGACATCCGGCGCCTTCCGCAAGGGCTCCGGTCCCTCCCCCACGTCCACACCGTCCGGTGCGTCGAGCGACCGGGACACGCCGTCTGCAGTGCAGGTCGCGGACGTACGGGGGCCCTTCAGCAGAAGGAGTGCGCCAAGTCCGCCGAAGACGAAAGTCGCGGCAGCGACGGCGCCCCATCCCGCCGCAGCGATGGCCAGGCCGAAGACCGGTGGTCCCATCAGCATTCCCACACTGCCGAGTTGGTTGAGGATGCCATTGGCGACATCGACATGCTCAGCACGGCTCACCGCGGCGGGGACGGCAGCGAAGACTGCGGAGATCAACAGTCCGTCGACGAAGAGAACAAGCGTGGCGGCGCCGCCGCTGACCGCGAGTGGGAATTCGGCCGAGAAGGCGGGGAGGCAGGCCACCGGCATCAGAACGCCCAGCGGGACGAGCGAGGAGAGGGTCAAGCCACGCCGCAGCAGCCAACTGGCGGCAAGCCCCCCGATCGCACTCCCCAGGCAGACGAGTGCCACCACGGTACCGGCTACAGTCGGCGTTACCCCTCGGTGCTCGGTGAGGAAGAGCGGGAGGACCATCACCACAGCGACGCCGACCAGCGACAGGCTTCCGTACGCCGCGCCGAGCCTCAGTGCCCCATTCCAGGTGCCGACTGCGCGATGAGGGTACTGCACGGGTGTCCTCGGCAGCCGAGGCAGGACGACGGTGAGCGCCCCGGCCATGATCAAGGGACCGAGCGCTGTGAGGGCCAACCATCGGTTCCACGTCCACTGGGATGCCAGGACTCCGCCCAGGGCCGCGGCGACGGCCAGGCCCATCGGAACGCACGTGCCCCACAACGCGAGCGCCGCCGATCGGATGCCGCCCTGCGTCATGCGGGTGATTACGACCGGACCCGCCACGAACACCAGCAGGTAGCCGACTCCTTCCGCGACACGCGACCCCAGCAGCAGACCCCAGGATCCGGCGGTCGCGCTGATGGCGGTTGCAACCGCCATGACGAACAGGCCCCAGGACAGAGCCCGGTGGGCGCCGATGCGGAGGATCCACCATCCCGCCGGGATGCCGAGGACGGCGCTCACCGCCGTAATGCTCGATGTGGCCCAGGCGAGCGCACCGGCTGACAATCCCAGTGACGAACGCAGGACGGATCCCGCCGGCGAGACGGCACCCAGGCCGACTGCCGCCAGCACGCCGGCGAGCCATGTCGCCACAACGCACTTCCAGGGCGACATCGACACGCGGCGGTGGCTGCCTCTCTTCCTGTCGCGCACGGGCTCTCCTTGTGGTGGCTGGCGTGTTGTCCCGTACGGCGGTCGTCCAGTGCTGGGTGACCGGTGCCGCGTGGCGGGAGGTCTATCCCTTGAGCACCTCCCGCCACGCGAGTCCGGATCAGTCGTCCAGGCCGAACTTGGCCATCAACTCCTGATGGCCCGCCACATATGAGGTGTCGGTGATCACGGTCTGGTCGGACGGACCGCGGCTGCACATGCAGAGGTGGCGGCTACGGGAGGTGACTCGCACGGCTTTTGCGCCGCCGGAGGACATGATCTCTTCAGCGATCTCCTTGACGAGGTACTCCTGGATCTGGAACCGCCGGCTGAACGCCTGGACCAGGCGAGGGAATTTCCCGAGTCCGAGAATGCGGTCACCGGGGACGTAGGAGATGTTGACCTTCCCGAAGAACGGCAGGAAGTGGTGGGCGCAGATCGAGAAGAAGTTGTTCTCCTGGACACGCACCACGCCGGTGTGCTCACCGTTCACCAGGCAGGTGGTCTTGAGGATCTTTGAGGTGTCGATCTCATAGCCGCTCAGCAGCTCGCGATAGGCCCGGACGATGCGGTCCTCGCACTCCGGGCCGCTGTACCAACCGAGTGCCCTCGTGTCGGTGGTTACATTGGTTTTGAGCCAGTCTTCAATGGTCACCTGCGGCCTCCATTCCCACTTCCACCAAGGGCTCCGAAACCCGGTGGAGTTATTTCACTATCCACCCAGTTGCATTCCTTGAGAATATCGCCCGCTTGGCTGACACCCGATCAGACCAATGCGCGGGTGATATGCTAATACCTACGTATTCAAAGCCGCGGAGAGAATTAACGTTTCCCCGATGCTTAAACCAGGCGGGGGGCGGGAACCCGGCGCCCGAATGACAAATAAAAAAACCACCCGTTGAGCGCCGGAGCACGACCCGCTCATTCTGCCCGTCGCGCCATGTCTCAACCCGGTCCCCCGGCTCAATGCCTGGGGATAGTTCTTCCGGAAACGAGGAAGCGCCTTGTGACCTGCGATGCTGGGAGTTCTTCACGCTTCCAGCACGCACGATCGACAAGGCACTTCCGAGATGCAATCTTCCCATGCTGCAGCGAAGGTCTCCGCACGGTTCGGTGATCCGAATCTGGTCGCGTACGGCGGGCTGGAGCCGGTGACCGAGTGGGATCGAACCGCTCCTGACCCATGCGGGGCGCGATCCAGACGGACTTGTTCTCCTCGCCCATCTGCTTGTGCAGAAAGAAACTTCGGACATCGTAAGGAGCCGTGGCCGCTACACAGACAGGGTGGAGGGGAAGTGGAGACTGCAAGCGACGAGCAGCGGTTCACCGAGCTCTACAGGCGGCACTATTCGGCCGTCGATGCGGACGTGCGTCGGCGAATCCACGGTGACCGCGTGGCCGACGTGGTCGCCGAAGCATTCCTGCTCGCCTGGCGCAGATTTGCTGCGCTTCCCGAAAGCAAGGCGTTGGCCTAAGGCTTGTCCCGTAAATGATCTGTGACTGGGTGTGGCGTGGTCGGTGGCCAGTCCGGCTGGTCGCCTATCCGGCGAGGTTGAGGTTGTGCAGGCGGGCGATGCCGAGCATGGCGTGGTGGACGCCATCGCCTTTGAGGCGGCAGTCGCGGAGGATCTTCCAGGTCTTCACGCGGGCGAAGACGTGCTCGACGCGGGCGCGGACCTGCTTGTGGGACTTGTTGTGGGCCTGTTTCCAGTCGGGGAGTTCTTCGCCCTTGCGGCGACGGTGGGGCATCACGAGCCCGGTGCCCGGACAGCCGCCGTCGGCGATCGTCATCGTCTTACCGACCCCAGTTTTCGCGCCGGACTCCTGCCACGCCTTGCAGTCGTTGCGGTTGCCCGGCAGCGGTCGGCCGACCACCACGACGAGCCGGGTGTCGGCGTCGGTGACGACCTGGTGGTTGGTGGAGTACCGGTAGTTCTTGGACTGCGCGGCGATGGTGCGGTCGCGGGTAGGCACCAGGGTGCCGTCCACGATGAGCACGGTGTCCTTGCCGAAGCGCTTGCGTGGCTGGAGCGCGAGTGATGGGCCGAGGCGGTCGATGACGCGGTCGGCCACGGACTTCGAGACACCGAAGAGCGGAGCGAGCTGGCGCATCGTCAAGTTCGTTCGCCAGTAGGCCGACACGAGCAGCACCCGGTCCTCCAGCGGAAGAGCCCACGGGCGACCCTCGCGGACCGGGTCTGCACCTTCACGGCGCAGTGCGGTCACCAGCTTGCCGAAGGAGCGCGGGCTCAGCCCGGTGAGCGGGGCTATCCAGGAGGGCTCCGACGCCGTGATCACACCAGACACCGCAAGATCATCTCACCTGTGACCAGCAGTTACGTGTGACTCGTCGCGTTAGTTGTCGTTCTACGTGGACCCCGACCTGAGGATTCGGCGACACATCGGCACGAAATCTGTCGTAAAACTGGCATGCTTCTTGTCGCTTGGTGGGCACGGGGCCCTGAGCCGCTGTGGTCGCACGCATGCGGCTGGAAGGACCTCCTCGTCCCGGTCTCGATCGAGCGTGGCCGGGATGCTTTCGTCCTGGGGGGACGGGTGGACGAGGCGGTGGAGTGCGACTTGGCGGTGTGCCGGAGGCGAGGTGACTTGCCCGGTTGCCCATCTGGCGGAGGCGCCGCTGGCCGCCTACTTGCGGCGTCCGGCGTGGATCTCCGCACCGCCGAGGGCTGCCGTCAGTGGCTACGACGCCGTCAGTCGCCCCCGGCATGACGACTAAGCGGCCCCGTTTCGTGAAGCTCCATGGCGGCTCGAAGCGGTCCCATGCTGGCGTGGCCCGGTCTCGTCCGAATCCAGGCCAAAGCCTTCGATGCACTAGTGGGTCCGGCTCGAGCCGCCCCGGTGGGGCCGCCGAACGACATTGCAGCCAATGACGTGTATGGGGGGTGGGCCGGTTTCGCCTGGGCTGAGGGCCTTGTCCCGCCGCGAGCCGGCGGGGATCATGACCGCGTGCAACACCGAGAAGAACTCCACGAACTGCTCGTGCGCGCCGGGCTCACGGTCGTCGAGGACGTGCGCCCGGGAAGCCTGTTTCCGCCGGAGGCC harbors:
- a CDS encoding transposase; amino-acid sequence: MSGVITASEPSWIAPLTGLSPRSFGKLVTALRREGADPVREGRPWALPLEDRVLLVSAYWRTNLTMRQLAPLFGVSKSVADRVIDRLGPSLALQPRKRFGKDTVLIVDGTLVPTRDRTIAAQSKNYRYSTNHQVVTDADTRLVVVVGRPLPGNRNDCKAWQESGAKTGVGKTMTIADGGCPGTGLVMPHRRRKGEELPDWKQAHNKSHKQVRARVEHVFARVKTWKILRDCRLKGDGVHHAMLGIARLHNLNLAG
- a CDS encoding NUDIX hydrolase, yielding MKIDFLPLRDNTCGEYCLYCHAETVEWIVVDGRKRCACGSCGREAGRAIVVDPRICWWTDSDGEYWHESAGVFVRDPRGRFLFFQRTAFPYRLTVPAGHVERGEDPKRAAARELWEEVGIRDAHGDLRLVADEHLNGDMCRRGSDAHRWHAYLLDVDDHRAAGTQGELTVNEEGEEPLWLTLDQALSSQPTFAVEHIIDRYSNILLHAVGRTPGEGTVERTA
- a CDS encoding MFS transporter is translated as MRDRKRGSHRRVSMSPWKCVVATWLAGVLAAVGLGAVSPAGSVLRSSLGLSAGALAWATSSITAVSAVLGIPAGWWILRIGAHRALSWGLFVMAVATAISATAGSWGLLLGSRVAEGVGYLLVFVAGPVVITRMTQGGIRSAALALWGTCVPMGLAVAAALGGVLASQWTWNRWLALTALGPLIMAGALTVVLPRLPRTPVQYPHRAVGTWNGALRLGAAYGSLSLVGVAVVMVLPLFLTEHRGVTPTVAGTVVALVCLGSAIGGLAASWLLRRGLTLSSLVPLGVLMPVACLPAFSAEFPLAVSGGAATLVLFVDGLLISAVFAAVPAAVSRAEHVDVANGILNQLGSVGMLMGPPVFGLAIAAAGWGAVAAATFVFGGLGALLLLKGPRTSATCTADGVSRSLDAPDGVDVGEGPEPLRKAPDVSKPNRNRI
- the folE gene encoding GTP cyclohydrolase I, with amino-acid sequence MTIEDWLKTNVTTDTRALGWYSGPECEDRIVRAYRELLSGYEIDTSKILKTTCLVNGEHTGVVRVQENNFFSICAHHFLPFFGKVNISYVPGDRILGLGKFPRLVQAFSRRFQIQEYLVKEIAEEIMSSGGAKAVRVTSRSRHLCMCSRGPSDQTVITDTSYVAGHQELMAKFGLDD